The following coding sequences lie in one Arabidopsis thaliana chromosome 3, partial sequence genomic window:
- a CDS encoding Tudor/PWWP/MBT superfamily protein (Tudor/PWWP/MBT superfamily protein; FUNCTIONS IN: molecular_function unknown; INVOLVED IN: biological_process unknown; LOCATED IN: cellular_component unknown; EXPRESSED IN: 22 plant structures; EXPRESSED DURING: 13 growth stages; CONTAINS InterPro DOMAIN/s: PWWP (InterPro:IPR000313); BEST Arabidopsis thaliana protein match is: Tudor/PWWP/MBT superfamily protein (TAIR:AT5G02950.1); Has 880 Blast hits to 796 proteins in 129 species: Archae - 0; Bacteria - 16; Metazoa - 486; Fungi - 43; Plants - 152; Viruses - 0; Other Eukaryotes - 183 (source: NCBI BLink).) gives MSTESERIESVSEANASSLEVGNDQMSEALAGQAQELKTIGDDKEGCGNFASAGDNGMEKVNGFTNLVKETESVNGELDLGTRTENVGGESNQSDKKVLVDSEEVMMVEKRGLLVEKEVEPDMVCSHGADLSDVKVSDGRLDSEDLVQDRKPDGLEKQGTKVEDLDVVCFMGLEPHESKDESILDDEIAHVAAKVKISDSDLVWAKVRSHPWWPGQVFDASAATDKAKKHFKKGSFLVTYFGDCTFAWNEASRIKPFRQHFSQMAKQSSLPDFIDAIDFALEEVSRRIEFGLACSCISEEVYQKIKTQNVINPGIREDSSSIHGGDKVSSAVFFEPANLVGYVKRLACSPSYDATDALQLVSQRAQLLAFNRWKGYTDLPEFMTLQGSVESAPKISPAEEQSSLVEVSDPEPTKSKQVYTKRRKTNLQTEQSSLVEVSDPDKGDCKHDGVFEYEETIVPKKKEKTLAEFIAEKRVSRHNGNTSHEKSGNVPHCEKKRKVVQSKVPKSTKKIKANLQTEDPGSPVSPKNDRKNNLSAGDKITPQKARKSFGIGASILKVANQMHCSTPTRLLPCSDSTSKKAAKSNGSGKSLQEKPKAEALSAREISPSTTLSSPHAASVTKTTSGKSNSVSLDHNLSGELDQVRKEAPSTNLVEDPMLESRDLKDSSKEQVVHEDKKEAANVADEKSIMDSNLTGEKISGLDLREQPSNKNCSGGSDSCKEDVSAE, from the coding sequence ATGTCGACGGAATCAGAACGTATTGAATCAGTCTCAGAGGCTAATGCGTCGAGTTTAGAGGTCGGAAATGATCAAATGTCTGAAGCCCTAGCTGGTCAAGCTCAGGAGCTGAAAACAATTGGAGATGATAAAGAAGGATGCGGCAACTTTGCTTCAGCTGGTGATAATGGGATGGAGAAAGTAAATGGATTTACTAATCTTGTTAAGGAAACGGAATCTGTAAATGGAGAGTTAGATCTAGGCACTAGAACCGAAAATGTAGGTGGAGAGAGTAACCAAAGTGACAAGAAGGTTCTAGTAGATAGCGAAGAGGTCATGATGGTAGAGAAAAGGGGGCTTCTTGTTGAGAAGGAAGTGGAACCTGACATGGTCTGTTCTCATGGCGCTGATCTCAGTGATGTGAAGGTTTCTGATGGCAGACTGGATAGTGAAGACCTTGTTCAGGATAGAAAACCCGATGGCTTAGAAAAGCAAGGAACAAAAGTTGAGGACTTGGATGTTGTATGTTTTATGGGTTTAGAACCGCATGAGAGCAAGGATGAGAGTATTTTGGATGATGAAATTGCCCATGTAGCTGCGAAGGTGAAGATCTCTGACTCAGATTTGGTTTGGGCTAAAGTAAGGAGCCATCCGTGGTGGCCTGGACAGGTGTTTGATGCCTCGGCTGCAACAGACAAGGCGAAGAAGCATTTCAAGAAAGGAAGTTTCTTAGTAACTTATTTTGGAGATTGCACCTTTGCTTGGAATGAGGCGTCACGGATTAAGCCTTTTCGACAGCATTTCTCCCAAATGGCAAAGCAGAGTAGTCTACCTGATTTTATTGATGCTATTGATTTTGCGTTAGAAGAGGTATCAAGAAGGATAGAGTTTGGTTTAGCTTGTTCTTGTATCTCAGAGGAAGTCTATCAGAAGATCAAGACTCAGAATGTAATCAATCCTGGAATCCGAGAAGATTCAAGCTCAATACACGGTGGAGACAAGGTCTCAAGTGCAGTCTTCTTTGAACCTGCAAACCTTGTGGGATATGTGAAGCGTTTAGCATGCTCTCCTAGCTATGATGCTACTGATGCGCTGCAGCTTGTAAGTCAGAGAGCACAGTTATTAGCTTTTAATCGCTGGAAAGGCTATACTGACCTCCCCGAGTTTATGACACTCCAGGGGTCAGTAGAGTCTGCACCCAAGATTTCTCCTGCAGAAGAGCAAAGTAGCTTAGTGGAAGTTTCTGATCCTGAACCAACAAAGAGTAAACAAGTTTatactaaaagaagaaagacaaaccTGCAAACAGAGCAAAGTAGCTTAGTTGAAGTTTCTGATCCTGATAAAGGTGACTGTAAACACGATGGAGTGTTTGAATATGAAGAAACTATTGTTccaaagaaaaaggagaaaactttGGCAGAGTTCATTGCTGAGAAACGCGTAAGCAGACATAATGGGAACACATCACATGAAAAGTCTGGTAATGTTCCGCATTGCGAAAAGAAACGCAAGGTTGTGCAGTCAAAAGTTCCCAAGTCCACGAAAAAGATTAAGGCAAACCTGCAAACAGAGGATCCAGGATCTCCAGTTTCTCCCAAAAATGAtcgaaaaaataatttgtctGCTGGTGATAAGATTACACCACAGAAAGCTAGAAAAAGTTTCGGAATTGGGGCAAGCATATTGAAAGTGGCAAACCAGATGCATTGTTCAACACCAACCAGACTCTTACCTTGCAGTGATTCGACCTCCAAAAAGGCAGCCAAGAGCAATGGCAGTGGAAAGAGTCTTCAGGAGAAACCTAAAGCCGAAGCATTATCAGCAAGAGAAATTTCTCCTTCAACTACACTTTCAAGCCCTCACGCTGCTTCTGTTACCAAAACCACAAGTGGGAAATCCAATTCTGTCAGCCTAGACCACAACCTATCCGGAGAACTTGATCAGGTCAGAAAGGAAGCTCCTAGTACTAACCTTGTGGAGGACCCGATGTTGGAGTCTAGAGACTTGAAAGACTCTTCTAAGGAGCAGGTCGTACATGAGGATAAGAAAGAAGCTGCAAATGTAGCGGATGAGAAATCTATTATGGACAGCAATCTAACCGGGGAGAAAATCAGTGGCTTGGACTTGAGAGAGCAGCCGAGTAACAAGAACTGCTCTGGTGGATCTGATAGTTGCAAGGAAGATGTTTCTGCAGAGTAG
- the MCM8 gene encoding minichromosome maintenance 8 yields MGFYGGGSMASGRPESTGIDSLGIGKILAVYIKDNENLAIDEDKLQLTAELIRVFSASPGRDIVSQVNEDGGGSFSLSLDLQQFKKISDIENFFINLEDNPKGVIPCMNAAVHKVLFDQWETNEFENVMKINVRLHNYPESSISLKNLRAAYIGKLVTVHGTVVKVSTVKPLVTQMAFDCGKCKTGITREFTDGKFSPPLKCDSHGCKSKTFTPIRSSAQTIDFQKIRVQELQKPEDHEEGRVPRTVECELMEDLVDICIPGDVVTVTGIIGVINNYMDIGGGKSKTKNQGFYYLFIEAVSVKNTKRQSAFENSEDSSSSAQTADVGDLYSFSQRDLEFIVKFKEEYGSDTFRRILHSVCPSIYGHEIVKAGITLSLFGGVRKHSMDRNKVPVRGDIHVIIVGDPGLGKSQLLQAAAAISPRGIYVCGNATTRAGLTVAVVKDSMTNDYAFEAGAMVLADGGLCCIDEFDKMTTEHQALLEAMEQQCVSVAKAGLVASLSARTSVIAAANPVGGHYNRAKTVNENLKMSAALLSRFDLVFILLDKPDELLDKQVSEHIMSLHSASGETSPALKKFKPASQNAGYANMHAEGNSLLSRLRLDSEKDDDFSPVPGQLLRKYISYARNFVNPKMSKDAGEIIQKFYLKLRDHNTSADSTPITARQLESLVRLAQARARVDLREEITVQDAMDVVEIMKESLYDKLIDEHGVVDFGRSGGMSQQKEAKRFLSALDKQSELQQKDCFSVSEMYSLADRIGLRVPDIDTFLENLNIAGYLLKKGPKTYQVLSSSYSRSQSSRSR; encoded by the exons ATGGGATTTTACGGTGGTGGAAGCATGGCATCGGGTCGCCCTGAATCAACAGGAATTGATTCTCTCGGCATCGGGAAAATATTAGCTGTATACATCAAGGACAACGAGAATTTGGCCATCGACGAGGATAAGTTGCAGCTCACGGCGGAGCTCATCCGCGTATTCTCCGCATCACCTGGTAGAGACATAGTTTCTCAG GTGAATGAAGACGGTGGTGGTTCcttctctttgtctcttgatCTCCAACAATTCAAGAAAATATCTGATATCGAGAACTTTTTCATAAATCTAGAGGATAATCCTAAAGGAGTTATCCCATGTATGAATGCTGCTGTTCACAAG GTTCTTTTTGATCAATGGGAGACTAATGAGTTTGAGAATGTTATGAAGATCAATGTTCGTCTGCATAATTATCCTGAATCTTCTATCTCCCTGAAAAACCTGAGAGCAGCTTATATTG GAAAGCTTGTAACCGTTCATGGGACTGTTGTTAAAGTTAGTACTGTGAAACCCCTTGTCACACAGATGGCTTTTGACTGTGGAAAGTGCAAAACTGGCATAACCCGGGAATTTACTGATGGAAAGTTTTCTCCTCCACTAAAATGTGATTCCCATGGATGCAAGTCCAAAACGTTTACTCCAATCCGGTCCTCTGCTCAGACAATTGATTTTCAGAAAATCAG GGTACAGGAATTGCAAAAGCCTGAAGACCACGAAGAAGGACGGGTACCCAGAACTGTAGAATGTGAGCTGATGGAAGACCTTGTGGACATATGTATCCCTGGTGATGTGGTGACAGTTACAGGGATTATAGGagtaattaataattacatGGACATTGGGGGAG GGAAATCGAAGACCAAGAATCAAGGATTTTACTATTTGTTTATAGAGGCAGTTTCAGTGAAAAACACCAAGCGGCAGTCTGCATTTGAGAACTCAGAAGACTCTAGTAGCAGTGCCCAGACTGCAGATGTTGGTGACTTATATTCATTCTCTCAGAGAGACTTGGAATTTATTGTGAAGTTCAAAGAAGAATATGGTTCTGATACATTCCGTCGCATACTTCATTCAGTCTGCCCGTCTATTTATGGCCATGAAATTGTCAAAG CTGGGATAACACTATCTCTTTTTGGAGGTGTAAGGAAGCACTCGATGGATCGGAACAAAGTTCCAGTCAGAGGAGACATTCATGTCATTATTGTTG GTGACCCAGGATTGGGCAAAAGTCAGCTCTTGCAAGCAGCAGCTGCCATTTCCCCTCGTGGCATTTATGTATGTGGTAATGCGACGACTAGAGCAGGGCTCACCGTTGCTGTAGTGAAAGATTCCATGACAAATGACTATGCGTTTGAGGCTG GTGCCATGGTACTCGCAGATGGCGGGTTGTGCTGTATTGATGAGTTCGATAAAATGACCACCGAGCATCAG GCGTTGCTAGAAGCAATGGAACAACAATGTGTCTCTGTTGCAAAGGCTGGGCTTGTAGCTAGTCTATCAGCTCGAACTTCTGTTATAGCAGCAGCAAATCCTGTTGGTGGCCACTACAA CCGTGCAAAAACTGTAAATGAGAACTTAAAAATGAGTGCTGCCCTTCTCTCACGGTTTGATTTAGTTTTCATATTACTTGACAAACCTGATGAGCTACTCGACAAGCAAGTCTCAGAGCATATTATGTCG CTTCATTCTGCAAGTGGAGAAACATCACCTGCACTAAAGAAGTTTAAACCAG CATCACAGAATGCTGGGTATGCAAACATGCATGCAGAAGGGAATTCTCTACTTTCAAGACTGCGGTTGGACTCTGAGAAAGATGACGACTTTTCTCCGGTTCCTGGCCAATTGCTTAGGAAATATATTTCCTATGCACGGAATTTTGTCAATCCTAA GATGTCAAAGGATGCTGGAGAGATCATACAGAAGTTTTACTTGAAGCTGAGAGACCATAACACATCTGCTGATTCCACACCAATAACAGCAAGACAACTGGAAAGTTTGGTTAGGCTTGCTCAAGCTAGAGCTCGGGTTGATTTAAGGGAAGAAATAACAGTCCAAGACGCTATG GATGTGGTTGAAATAATGAAAGAATCGTTGTATGATAAGCTTATAGATGAACATGGTGTTGTGGATTTTGGTCGGAGTGGAGGAATGAGTCAACAAAAGGAGGCCAAACGCTTCTTAAGTGCTCTTGATAAGCAATCAGAGCTGCAGCAGAAAgattgtttctctgtttct GAGATGTATAGTTTAGCTGATAGAATCGGCCTACGAGTTCCAGACATTGATACTTTCCTAGAGAACCTGAATATTGCCGGATATTTACTCAAGAAGGGACCAAAGACTTACCAG GTCCTTTCCTCATCTTATTCCCGGAGTCAGTCATCCAGGTCAAGATGA
- the MCM8 gene encoding minichromosome maintenance 8 (minichromosome maintenance 8 (MCM8); FUNCTIONS IN: nucleoside-triphosphatase activity, DNA-dependent ATPase activity, DNA binding, nucleotide binding, ATP binding; INVOLVED IN: DNA-dependent DNA replication initiation, DNA replication; LOCATED IN: cellular_component unknown; EXPRESSED IN: shoot apex, embryo, flower, seed; EXPRESSED DURING: F mature embryo stage, petal differentiation and expansion stage, E expanded cotyledon stage, D bilateral stage; CONTAINS InterPro DOMAIN/s: Nucleic acid-binding, OB-fold-like (InterPro:IPR016027), Nucleic acid-binding, OB-fold (InterPro:IPR012340), ATPase, AAA+ type, core (InterPro:IPR003593), DNA-dependent ATPase MCM (InterPro:IPR001208); BEST Arabidopsis thaliana protein match is: Minichromosome maintenance (MCM2/3/5) family protein (TAIR:AT2G16440.1); Has 4027 Blast hits to 3851 proteins in 539 species: Archae - 371; Bacteria - 134; Metazoa - 1249; Fungi - 930; Plants - 423; Viruses - 3; Other Eukaryotes - 917 (source: NCBI BLink).): MGFYGGGSMASGRPESTGIDSLGIGKILAVYIKDNENLAIDEDKLQLTAELIRVFSASPGRDIVSQVNEDGGGSFSLSLDLQQFKKISDIENFFINLEDNPKGVIPCMNAAVHKVLFDQWETNEFENVMKINVRLHNYPESSISLKNLRAAYIGKLVTVHGTVVKVSTVKPLVTQMAFDCGKCKTGITREFTDGKFSPPLKCDSHGCKSKTFTPIRSSAQTIDFQKIRVQELQKPEDHEEGRVPRTVECELMEDLVDICIPGDVVTVTGIIGVINNYMDIGGGKSKTKNQGFYYLFIEAVSVKNTKRQSAFENSEDSSSSAQTADVGDLYSFSQRDLEFIVKFKEEYGSDTFRRILHSVCPSIYGHEIVKAGITLSLFGGVRKHSMDRNKVPVRGDIHVIIVGDPGLGKSQLLQAAAAISPRGIYVCGNATTRAGLTVAVVKDSMTNDYAFEAGAMVLADGGLCCIDEFDKMTTEHQALLEAMEQQCVSVAKAGLVASLSARTSVIAAANPVGGHYNRAKTVNENLKMSAALLSRFDLVFILLDKPDELLDKQVSEHIMSLHSASGETSPALKKFKPVNAASQNAGYANMHAEGNSLLSRLRLDSEKDDDFSPVPGQLLRKYISYARNFVNPKMSKDAGEIIQKFYLKLRDHNTSADSTPITARQLESLVRLAQARARVDLREEITVQDAMDVVEIMKESLYDKLIDEHGVVDFGRSGGMSQQKEAKRFLSALDKQSELQQKDCFSVSEMYSLADRIGLRVPDIDTFLENLNIAGYLLKKGPKTYQVLSSSYSRSQSSRSR, from the exons ATGGGATTTTACGGTGGTGGAAGCATGGCATCGGGTCGCCCTGAATCAACAGGAATTGATTCTCTCGGCATCGGGAAAATATTAGCTGTATACATCAAGGACAACGAGAATTTGGCCATCGACGAGGATAAGTTGCAGCTCACGGCGGAGCTCATCCGCGTATTCTCCGCATCACCTGGTAGAGACATAGTTTCTCAG GTGAATGAAGACGGTGGTGGTTCcttctctttgtctcttgatCTCCAACAATTCAAGAAAATATCTGATATCGAGAACTTTTTCATAAATCTAGAGGATAATCCTAAAGGAGTTATCCCATGTATGAATGCTGCTGTTCACAAG GTTCTTTTTGATCAATGGGAGACTAATGAGTTTGAGAATGTTATGAAGATCAATGTTCGTCTGCATAATTATCCTGAATCTTCTATCTCCCTGAAAAACCTGAGAGCAGCTTATATTG GAAAGCTTGTAACCGTTCATGGGACTGTTGTTAAAGTTAGTACTGTGAAACCCCTTGTCACACAGATGGCTTTTGACTGTGGAAAGTGCAAAACTGGCATAACCCGGGAATTTACTGATGGAAAGTTTTCTCCTCCACTAAAATGTGATTCCCATGGATGCAAGTCCAAAACGTTTACTCCAATCCGGTCCTCTGCTCAGACAATTGATTTTCAGAAAATCAG GGTACAGGAATTGCAAAAGCCTGAAGACCACGAAGAAGGACGGGTACCCAGAACTGTAGAATGTGAGCTGATGGAAGACCTTGTGGACATATGTATCCCTGGTGATGTGGTGACAGTTACAGGGATTATAGGagtaattaataattacatGGACATTGGGGGAG GGAAATCGAAGACCAAGAATCAAGGATTTTACTATTTGTTTATAGAGGCAGTTTCAGTGAAAAACACCAAGCGGCAGTCTGCATTTGAGAACTCAGAAGACTCTAGTAGCAGTGCCCAGACTGCAGATGTTGGTGACTTATATTCATTCTCTCAGAGAGACTTGGAATTTATTGTGAAGTTCAAAGAAGAATATGGTTCTGATACATTCCGTCGCATACTTCATTCAGTCTGCCCGTCTATTTATGGCCATGAAATTGTCAAAG CTGGGATAACACTATCTCTTTTTGGAGGTGTAAGGAAGCACTCGATGGATCGGAACAAAGTTCCAGTCAGAGGAGACATTCATGTCATTATTGTTG GTGACCCAGGATTGGGCAAAAGTCAGCTCTTGCAAGCAGCAGCTGCCATTTCCCCTCGTGGCATTTATGTATGTGGTAATGCGACGACTAGAGCAGGGCTCACCGTTGCTGTAGTGAAAGATTCCATGACAAATGACTATGCGTTTGAGGCTG GTGCCATGGTACTCGCAGATGGCGGGTTGTGCTGTATTGATGAGTTCGATAAAATGACCACCGAGCATCAG GCGTTGCTAGAAGCAATGGAACAACAATGTGTCTCTGTTGCAAAGGCTGGGCTTGTAGCTAGTCTATCAGCTCGAACTTCTGTTATAGCAGCAGCAAATCCTGTTGGTGGCCACTACAA CCGTGCAAAAACTGTAAATGAGAACTTAAAAATGAGTGCTGCCCTTCTCTCACGGTTTGATTTAGTTTTCATATTACTTGACAAACCTGATGAGCTACTCGACAAGCAAGTCTCAGAGCATATTATGTCG CTTCATTCTGCAAGTGGAGAAACATCACCTGCACTAAAGAAGTTTAAACCAG TAAATGCAGCATCACAGAATGCTGGGTATGCAAACATGCATGCAGAAGGGAATTCTCTACTTTCAAGACTGCGGTTGGACTCTGAGAAAGATGACGACTTTTCTCCGGTTCCTGGCCAATTGCTTAGGAAATATATTTCCTATGCACGGAATTTTGTCAATCCTAA GATGTCAAAGGATGCTGGAGAGATCATACAGAAGTTTTACTTGAAGCTGAGAGACCATAACACATCTGCTGATTCCACACCAATAACAGCAAGACAACTGGAAAGTTTGGTTAGGCTTGCTCAAGCTAGAGCTCGGGTTGATTTAAGGGAAGAAATAACAGTCCAAGACGCTATG GATGTGGTTGAAATAATGAAAGAATCGTTGTATGATAAGCTTATAGATGAACATGGTGTTGTGGATTTTGGTCGGAGTGGAGGAATGAGTCAACAAAAGGAGGCCAAACGCTTCTTAAGTGCTCTTGATAAGCAATCAGAGCTGCAGCAGAAAgattgtttctctgtttct GAGATGTATAGTTTAGCTGATAGAATCGGCCTACGAGTTCCAGACATTGATACTTTCCTAGAGAACCTGAATATTGCCGGATATTTACTCAAGAAGGGACCAAAGACTTACCAG GTCCTTTCCTCATCTTATTCCCGGAGTCAGTCATCCAGGTCAAGATGA
- the MCM8 gene encoding minichromosome maintenance 8, giving the protein MGFYGGGSMASGRPESTGIDSLGIGKILAVYIKDNENLAIDEDKLQLTAELIRVFSASPGRDIVSQVNEDGGGSFSLSLDLQQFKKISDIENFFINLEDNPKGVIPCMNAAVHKVLFDQWETNEFENVMKINVRLHNYPESSISLKNLRAAYIGKLVTVHGTVVKVSTVKPLVTQMAFDCGKCKTGITREFTDGKFSPPLKCDSHGCKSKTFTPIRSSAQTIDFQKIRVQELQKPEDHEEGRVPRTVECELMEDLVDICIPGDVVTVTGIIGVINNYMDIGGGKSKTKNQGFYYLFIEAVSVKNTKRQSAFENSEDSSSSAQTADVGDLYSFSQRDLEFIVKFKEEYGSDTFRRILHSVCPSIYGHEIVKAGITLSLFGGVRKHSMDRNKVPVRGDIHVIIVGDPGLGKSQLLQAAAAISPRGIYVCGNATTRAGLTVAVVKDSMTNDYAFEAGAMVLADGGLCCIDEFDKMTTEHQALLEAMEQQCVSVAKAGLVASLSARTSVIAAANPVGGHYNRAKTVNENLKMSAALLSRFDLVFILLDKPDELLDKQVSEHIMSLHSASGETSPALKKFKPVNAASQNAGYANMHAEGNSLLSRLRLDSEKDDDFSPVPGQLLRKYISYARNFVNPKMSKDAGEIIQKFYLKLRDHNTSADSTPITARQLESLVRLAQARARVDLREEITVQDAMDVVEIMKESLYDKLIDEHGVVDFGRSGGMSQQKEAKRFLSALDKQSELQQKDCFSVSVWTTCSTFC; this is encoded by the exons ATGGGATTTTACGGTGGTGGAAGCATGGCATCGGGTCGCCCTGAATCAACAGGAATTGATTCTCTCGGCATCGGGAAAATATTAGCTGTATACATCAAGGACAACGAGAATTTGGCCATCGACGAGGATAAGTTGCAGCTCACGGCGGAGCTCATCCGCGTATTCTCCGCATCACCTGGTAGAGACATAGTTTCTCAG GTGAATGAAGACGGTGGTGGTTCcttctctttgtctcttgatCTCCAACAATTCAAGAAAATATCTGATATCGAGAACTTTTTCATAAATCTAGAGGATAATCCTAAAGGAGTTATCCCATGTATGAATGCTGCTGTTCACAAG GTTCTTTTTGATCAATGGGAGACTAATGAGTTTGAGAATGTTATGAAGATCAATGTTCGTCTGCATAATTATCCTGAATCTTCTATCTCCCTGAAAAACCTGAGAGCAGCTTATATTG GAAAGCTTGTAACCGTTCATGGGACTGTTGTTAAAGTTAGTACTGTGAAACCCCTTGTCACACAGATGGCTTTTGACTGTGGAAAGTGCAAAACTGGCATAACCCGGGAATTTACTGATGGAAAGTTTTCTCCTCCACTAAAATGTGATTCCCATGGATGCAAGTCCAAAACGTTTACTCCAATCCGGTCCTCTGCTCAGACAATTGATTTTCAGAAAATCAG GGTACAGGAATTGCAAAAGCCTGAAGACCACGAAGAAGGACGGGTACCCAGAACTGTAGAATGTGAGCTGATGGAAGACCTTGTGGACATATGTATCCCTGGTGATGTGGTGACAGTTACAGGGATTATAGGagtaattaataattacatGGACATTGGGGGAG GGAAATCGAAGACCAAGAATCAAGGATTTTACTATTTGTTTATAGAGGCAGTTTCAGTGAAAAACACCAAGCGGCAGTCTGCATTTGAGAACTCAGAAGACTCTAGTAGCAGTGCCCAGACTGCAGATGTTGGTGACTTATATTCATTCTCTCAGAGAGACTTGGAATTTATTGTGAAGTTCAAAGAAGAATATGGTTCTGATACATTCCGTCGCATACTTCATTCAGTCTGCCCGTCTATTTATGGCCATGAAATTGTCAAAG CTGGGATAACACTATCTCTTTTTGGAGGTGTAAGGAAGCACTCGATGGATCGGAACAAAGTTCCAGTCAGAGGAGACATTCATGTCATTATTGTTG GTGACCCAGGATTGGGCAAAAGTCAGCTCTTGCAAGCAGCAGCTGCCATTTCCCCTCGTGGCATTTATGTATGTGGTAATGCGACGACTAGAGCAGGGCTCACCGTTGCTGTAGTGAAAGATTCCATGACAAATGACTATGCGTTTGAGGCTG GTGCCATGGTACTCGCAGATGGCGGGTTGTGCTGTATTGATGAGTTCGATAAAATGACCACCGAGCATCAG GCGTTGCTAGAAGCAATGGAACAACAATGTGTCTCTGTTGCAAAGGCTGGGCTTGTAGCTAGTCTATCAGCTCGAACTTCTGTTATAGCAGCAGCAAATCCTGTTGGTGGCCACTACAA CCGTGCAAAAACTGTAAATGAGAACTTAAAAATGAGTGCTGCCCTTCTCTCACGGTTTGATTTAGTTTTCATATTACTTGACAAACCTGATGAGCTACTCGACAAGCAAGTCTCAGAGCATATTATGTCG CTTCATTCTGCAAGTGGAGAAACATCACCTGCACTAAAGAAGTTTAAACCAG TAAATGCAGCATCACAGAATGCTGGGTATGCAAACATGCATGCAGAAGGGAATTCTCTACTTTCAAGACTGCGGTTGGACTCTGAGAAAGATGACGACTTTTCTCCGGTTCCTGGCCAATTGCTTAGGAAATATATTTCCTATGCACGGAATTTTGTCAATCCTAA GATGTCAAAGGATGCTGGAGAGATCATACAGAAGTTTTACTTGAAGCTGAGAGACCATAACACATCTGCTGATTCCACACCAATAACAGCAAGACAACTGGAAAGTTTGGTTAGGCTTGCTCAAGCTAGAGCTCGGGTTGATTTAAGGGAAGAAATAACAGTCCAAGACGCTATG GATGTGGTTGAAATAATGAAAGAATCGTTGTATGATAAGCTTATAGATGAACATGGTGTTGTGGATTTTGGTCGGAGTGGAGGAATGAGTCAACAAAAGGAGGCCAAACGCTTCTTAAGTGCTCTTGATAAGCAATCAGAGCTGCAGCAGAAAgattgtttctctgtttctgtatGGACAACTTGCTCGACATTTTGCTAA